The following proteins come from a genomic window of Trifolium pratense cultivar HEN17-A07 linkage group LG4, ARS_RC_1.1, whole genome shotgun sequence:
- the LOC123923213 gene encoding uncharacterized protein LOC123923213: MDQTQKAQSGTERFYKDLQPYFEWNEDEVSATLVLMLPGFTKEQLRVQVTSKGVLRINCERQGIENIWHRFGKEFPIPTYCDPNDVNAKFERGVLSIKFPKLITPANKPQEQEAITNPPQEASMPQQNSDEPKAPTQAQVVDEQRESPKKNTNEPISDEKEKNKVEEKDENEKNVRTNDESSEKKEVIETTEGLRKRQAKMTQRLKTRILDFNISLRSRDDNDVNQLGFGCVNTRTKRGKLLVNMIVASLLILVLGVYVKNAFWSSS; the protein is encoded by the exons ATGGATCAAACTCAAAAGGCACAATCAGGAACTGAACGTTTTTACAAAGATTTGCAACCTTATTTTGAATGGAATGAAGATGAAGTAAGTGCTACTCTTGTCCTAATGCTGCCAG gattCACAAAGGAACAATTAAGAGTGCAAGTGACTTCAAAAGGTGTCCTAAGGATCAATTGTGAAAGACAAGGGATTGAGAATATATGGCATCGTTTTGGTAAAGAATTTCCAATTCCTACATATTGTGACCCCAATGATGTCAATGCCAAGTTTGAACGTGGAGTGCTATCAATCAAGTTTCCAAAACTAATCACCCCAGCTAATAAGCCTCAAGAACAAGAAGCTATCACTAATCCACCACAAGAAGCTTCAATGCCACAACAAAATAGTGATGAACCTAAGGCACCGACACAAGCGCAAGTGGTTGATGAGCAACGAGAGTCACCAAAGAAAAACACAAACGAACCGATTAgtgatgaaaaagaaaaaaataaagtagaagaaaaagatgaaaacGAAAAGAATGTGAGGACTAATGACGAGTCATCGGAGAAAAAAGAAGTCATTGAAACTACCGAGGGTCTGAGAAAGCGGCAAGCAAAGATGACACAAAGATTGAAAACAAGGATTTTAGATTTTAACATAAGTTTGAGATCAAGAGATGATAATGATGTTAACCAATTAGGTTTTGGCTGTGTTAACACAAGGACTAAGAGGGGGAAGTTATTGGTGAACATGATTGTGGCCAGCTTGTTGATTTTGGTGCTTGGGGTGTATGTCAAAAATGCATTTTggtcatcatcataa
- the LOC123923171 gene encoding inactive protein RESTRICTED TEV MOVEMENT 2-like, whose amino-acid sequence MSFDQKTREADRIYDEFEPPCDWDHEDTSDTLILMLPGFKKEQLRVQVTSTRVLRVSGERQTNEKKWRRFRKEVSIPPHSDTSSIGAKFEAGILYIKLPKLIKQQNIAPTPTPTPAPIKPTTQEPQKPQQQTIPQKPNNAQVSDQKKQVVQQEPNKDIQEDSQKKGKGKVEEIKDDIDDVNKKVESKVAEKRSLTLEMVSKQRQEYMNALSGLVDEVKKQKKLVNLLLLVFLVLLFGLYVKSVIKSFFSGGHERQEL is encoded by the exons ATGTCATTTGATCAAAAGACACGTGAAGCAGATCGTATCTATGATGAATTTGAACCACCTTGTGATTGGGATCATGAGGATACAAGTGACACACTAATTCTTATGCTTCCAG GATTTAAGAAGGAACAACTTAGGGTTCAAGTAACCTCAACCCGAGTGCTAAGGGTGAGTGGTGAAAGACAAACGAATGAGAAAAAATGGCGTCGATTTCGCAAAGAAGTCTCAATACCACCTCATTCAGATACAAGTAGCATTGGTGCCAAATTTGAAGCTGGAATCTTATATATTAAGCTTCCAAAACTCATCAAGCAACAAAATATTGCTCCAACACCAACACCAACACCAGCACCAATCAAACCAACAACACAAGAACCTCAAAAGCCTCAACAACAAACAATTCCTCAGAAACCAAACAATGCTCAAGTTTCTGATCAGAAAAAACAAGTAGTACAACAAGAACCAAATAAAGATATTCAAGAAGATTCTCAAAAGAAAGGAAAGGGTAAAGTAGAGGAAATAAAAGATGACATTGATGATGTGAATAAGAAAGTTGAATCTAAAGTTGCTGAGAAAAGGTCTTTGACTTTGGAAATGGTATCAAAACAAAGACAAGAATATATGAATGCATTATCTGGTTTGGTGGATGAAGTTAAGAAGCAAAAGAAATTGGTTAATTTGTTGCTACTTGTGTTTTTGGTCTTGCTATTTGGTCTCTATGTTAAGAGTGTAATTAAGTCATTTTTTTCAGGTGGACATGAAAGGCAAGAGTTGTAA
- the LOC123921427 gene encoding inactive protein RESTRICTED TEV MOVEMENT 2-like has translation MDTITKPEADRVYEDFEPYHEWDKYDGSFTVMLPGYRRDQMKVQVTSKPALRLMGERPTFQNRWRRFKLEFPIPSDYDADSVTASFEGGKLSVKFAKLIKPNETTTAAAAAATNPPEETPRPNEPSQKGDDKMGAQEGTPKTKEEKVETKETITNPPEEAPSPKEPSQKVDEQRAGQEGISKAKEEKAETKTNVSDQNTPPQKEKESITKTDAETSKSPETKGAKFISRSKTRLVDFTLCKALSNRDKNEALGDSTAGLNDWQKLVAWFILILLVMGLGLYCRKAFGSSQVELDTEDLLLDPY, from the exons ATGGATACAATTACAAAGCCAGAAGCTGATCGTGTCTATGAAGACTTTGAACCATATCATGAATGGGATAAATATGATGGGAGTTTCACTGTTATGTTACCAG GATATAGAAGGGATCAAATGAAGGTTCAAGTGACCTCAAAACCTGCTCTAAGGCTGATGGGCGAACGACCGACCTTTCAGAACAGATGGCGTCGTTTTAAATTAGAATTTCCCATTCCTTCTGATTATGACGCAGACAGTGTGACTGCATCATTTGAGGGTGGCAAGTTATCTGTCAAATTTGCCAAACTGATTAAGCCTAATGaaacaacaacagcagcagcagcagcagcaacaaatCCACCAGAAGAAACTCCAAGACCAAATGAACCATCACAAAAGGGTGATGATAAAATGGGTGCTCAAGAGGGTACCCCAAAAACTAAAGAAGAGAAAgtagaaacaaaagaaacaataacAAATCCTCCAGAAGAAGCTCCAAGTCCAAAGGAACCGTCACAAAAAGTTGATGAGCAAAGAGCTGGTCAGGAGGGTATCTCGAAAGCTAAAGAAGAGAAAGCAGAAACAAAGACTAATGTCTCGGATCAAAATACACCACCACAGAAGGAGAAGGAATCAATAACCAAAACAGATGCAGAAACCTCTAAATCTCCTGAAACCAAAGGTGCCAAATTTATTTCAAGATCCAAAACTAGGCTTGTAGATTTCACACTCTGTAAGGCTCTCTCAAATCGGGACAAAAATGAAGCCCTTGGCGATTCGACCGCAGGGCTTAACGACTGGCAGAAATTGGTTGCATGGTTCATTCTAATCTTATTGGTCATGGGACTTGGGCTTTATTGTAGAAAGGCATTTGGATCATCTCAGGTAGAATTGGACACTGAAGACCTGTTATTAGATCCTTACTGA
- the LOC123921909 gene encoding uncharacterized protein LOC123921909, whose translation MGWRSFSYNSLFSSLIRVAKPQWLPLLQRSKVLYDSGSVVLQNCCNSAPLLNFQASRLYARGARKPYDLFGSRRPGDEDFKKTWAKEMDEDNTLWTGSEDESDDDKNPKSRLHKDIRKARQQAKEHADLIDADDSDELRSVWSGSDDEKTLWTGDEMDSDDDVPTEAYPNEKSDKYIDKIFEFDEMPKYRTISELLKSEQEPEELSPGKQARKIAVENALKKLKKGPDGRYTNTWEVMSDLDILIGAFENVVSGPEYEELRQGGPKQLNMQFFKDIQARMRDPNYKFSPELKLKPKSKLVSRKKFQKTESRRRKARKR comes from the exons ATGGGATGGAGATCATTCTCTTACAATAGCCTTTTTTCGTCTCTTATAAGGGTTGCAAAACCACAATGGCTACCACTCTTACAAAG GTCAAAGGTACTTTATGATTCAGGTTCTGTTGTGCTGCAAAATTGTTGTAATAGTGCGCCTCTGCTGAATTTTCAAG CATCGAGATTGTATGCTCGTGGTGCACGGAAGCCCTATGATCTCTTTGGAAGTAGAAGACCAGGGGATGAAGACTTCAAGAAAACCTGGGCAAAGGAGATGGATGAAGATAACACTCTTTGGACAGGAAGTGAGGATGAAAGCGATGATGACAAGAATCCAAAAAGTCGTCTTCATAAAGATATTAGAAAAGCAAGACAGCAAGCTAAGGAGCATGCAGACCTAATTGATGCTGATGACAGTGATGAGTTAAGAAGTGTTTGGTCTGGCAGTGACGACGAAAAGACACTTTGGACTGGTGACGAAATGGACAGTGATGATGATGTTCCTACAGAAGCTTACCCGAATGAAAAAAGTGATAAGTACATAGATAAGATTTTCGAGTTCGATGAAATGCCAAAATACAGAACCATCTCCGAGCTTTTGAAATCCGAACAAGAACCCGAGGAGTTGTCACCAGGAAAACAGGCTAGGAAAATCGCGGTTGAGAATGctttgaagaaattaaagaaaggTCCAGATGGAAGGTATACCAATACATGGGAAGTTATGAGTGATCTAGATATTCTAATTGGAGCATTTGAAAACGTTGTTTCGGGACCGGAATATGAAGAGCTTAGACAAGGAGGACCGAAACAGTTAAATATGCAGTTTTTTAAGGACATACAAGCAAGAATGAGAGATCCAAATTACAAATTCTCACCTGAGTTAAAATTGAAACCTAAGAGTAAACTTGTTTCTAGAAAGAAATTTCAAAAGACAGAGTCTAGAAGAAGGAAAGCTCGAAAGAGATAA
- the LOC123921942 gene encoding uncharacterized protein LOC123921942: MEMMMMMESDHSCNFLRPNTLHPCEGGWLLSCCHSCGMVFKDDTNNNSILKAVSKKRTYASFIAKRKRARKTKINKIEDHDLEQYDGLFNDDTKSYSVSKGDPRKRTAYDSFMATRKRARKSKINNIENNDLEESVGSNF, encoded by the exons atggagatgatgatgatgatggagtCTGATCACTCTTGTAATTTTCTTCGTCCAAACACACTTCATCCTTGTGAAGGAGGCTGGTTACTTAG CTGTTGTCACTCTTGTGGGATGGTTTTCAAAGATGATACAAATAACAATTCTATTTTGAAGGCTGTTTCTAAAAAGAGGACATATGCTAGTTTTAtagcaaaaagaaaaagagcAAGAAAGACTAAGATTAACAAGATTGAAGATCATGACTTAGAACAATATGATGGGCTTTTCAATGATGATACAAAAAGCTATTCAGTTTCGAAGGGTGATCCTAGAAAGAGGACGGCATATGATAGTTTTATGGCAACAAGAAAAAGAGCAAGAAAGTCTAAGATTAACAACATTGAAAATAATGACTTAGAAGAATCT GTTGGTTCAAACTTCTAG